A genomic stretch from Aedes albopictus strain Foshan chromosome 2, AalbF5, whole genome shotgun sequence includes:
- the LOC134286628 gene encoding uncharacterized protein K02A2.6-like yields MCFSQMHVESNQTPSAINEFNYDPEAGITFEVWFAKYEDLFEEDARALDGPAKVRLLLRNLSTVAHKKYVSYILPKKPKEVTFDETIKTLKSIFGRQTSLFNQRYQCLQLKKDPTDDYFTYAGVVNEKCEEFKLSEINADQFKCLMFVSGLSSSKDSDVQTTLLSWIESSNPATPMTLRSLAEECQRLLNLKRDTGGKQTVCAVKNSSKPQSEIPNTPCWRCGDMHYSKNCPYLQHECKSCKKTGHKEGYCSCFKQKDRKKKRPFKNNAVAKAQSLYTINQVSIAARRKFVNLEINGHPVRLQLDSAADITVISSDVYKQIGSPVGSSASINVVNASGDDMGLIAEFECTVTLNDVVKQWIELFGLWDIPFNAVCNQVSSKSHPKSEELVQRLRSKFKNVFSEDLGLCTKKKVWLSVKPGTKPVFRPKCPVAYTSTEKIEAEMDRLQSLGIISPIPYSEWAAPIVAVSGIRYQ; encoded by the exons CGCAATCAACGAGTTCAACTACGACCCGGAAGCAGGAATAACGTTCGAAGTCTGGTTTGCCAAATATGAAGATCTGTTCGAAGAAGACGCTCGAGCTCTAGACGGACCGGCCAAGGTTCGATTGCTGCTTCGAAACCTCAGCACCGTAGCGCATAAGAAGTATGTGAGCTACATCCTCCCGAAGAAGCCGAAGGAAGTGACTTTCGATGAAACCATCAAGACATTGAAGTCCATCTTCGGTCGTCAAACATCGCTCTTCAATCAACGTTACCAGTGTCTGCAACTCAAGAAGGATCCGACCGACGACTACTTCACCTACGCTGGAGTTGTGAATGAAAAGTGCGAAGAATTCAAGCTCTCGGAAATCAACGCGGACCAGTTCAAGTGTTTGATGTTTGTTTCCGGCCTGAGTTCAAGCAAGGACTCGGATGTTCAGACAACCCTTTTATCGTGGATCGAGAGTTCCAATCCCGCTACGCCGATGACCCTACGCTCACTAGCAGAGGAATGCCAGAGACTCCTGAATCTGAAACGAGACACCGGAGGAAAACAAACCGTTTGTGCAGTGAAGAATTCATCAAAACCGCAATCCGAAATTCCGAACACACCATGTTGGAGATGCGGCGACATGCATTATTCGAAGAATTGCCCATACCTCCAGCATGAGTGTAAATCCTGCAAGAAAACTGGACACAAGGAAGGTTATTGCTCCTGTTTCAAGCAAAAGGATAGGAAGAAGAAGCGTCCATTCAAGAATAACGCTGTGGCTAAAGCACAAAGTCTGTACACCATCAATCAGGTCAGTATCGCAGCCAGACGTAAGTTCGTGAACCTGGAGATCAACGGACATCCAGTACGACTACAACTAGACAGCGCAGCAGACATCACCGTGATTTCATCGGACGTGTACAAACAAATAGGCAGCCCCGTTGGAAGTTCAGCATCCATCAACGTTGTTAACGCATCAGGTGATGACATGGGTCTCATAGCTGAATTTGAATGTACCGTTACTTTGAACGACGTCGTGAAGCAA TGGATCGAGCTGTTTGGATTGTGGGACATTCCGTTCAACGCAGTCTGCAATCAAGTCTCCTCAAAATCACATCCAAAATCGGAAGAACTTGTCCAGCGTCTACGATCGAAGTTCAAGAACGTGTTCAGTGAAGACCTTGGATTGTGCACTAAGAAGAAGGTATGGCTGTCAGTCAAGCCAGGTACCAAGCCCGTATTTCGTCCAAAGTGTCCAGTTGCGTATACATCAACAGAGAAGATTGAAGCCGAGATGGATCGTCTACAAAGTTTGGGAATCATTTCGCCAATTCCATACTCCGAGTGGGCGGCTCCCATCGTtgctgtatcaggtatcaggtatcagtag
- the LOC134286629 gene encoding uncharacterized protein LOC134286629, whose product MAEKRFLALERRLERAPALKEQYMAFLREYELLGHMELNEKEVDDDSQSVYYLPHHYVLKPSSTTTRLRVVFDGSAESSTGVSINHTQMIGPTVQNDLVSIVSNFRTYKYGITADIPKMYRQVEVHADDRRYQKIVNRTCCDQPLQTYDLRTVTYGLSSSPFLATMALRQLAIDEGKQFPLAAHAVEKSFYIDDALTGANTLEEALELKNQIIGLLQRGCFSVHKMCSNSEAVLQDVPEDMRESVMNIEDPTINAVIKTLGVAWRPQEDCFTFVVTIDDPVEPNRLTKRIILSQIAKIFDPLGFVGPVVTAAKLIMRELWSLNQDWDQPVPIEIANLWIDFRNQLYWLNELKIPRWILEDDVRIVELHGFADALHMGHVCTPDS is encoded by the coding sequence ATGGCAGAGAAGCGTTTCCTAGCCTTGGAGAGAAGGTTGGAAAGGGCGCCTGCGTTGAAGGAACAGTACATGGCGTTCCTTCGAGAATATGAACTGCTTGGGCATATGGAGCTGAACGAGAAAGAGGTCGACGACGATTCCCAGTCCGTATATTATCTTCCTCATCACTATGTACTGAAGCCCAGCAGTACTACTACCAGGCTCCGCGTAGTGTTTGACGGATCGGCGGAGTCTTCTACTGGTGTCTCGATTAATCATACACAGATGATAGGGCCCACCGTCCAGAATGATTTGGTTAGCATCGTGTCGAACTTTCGAACGTACAAATATGGAATTACGGCCGATATTCCTAAAATGTACCGTCAAGTTGAGGTACATGCTGATGACAGGCGATACCAGAAGATTGTGAACAGGACCTGCTGTGATCAACCGCTCCAGACGTATGATTTGCGAACAGTAACATACGGATTGTCATCATCTCCTTTCTTGGCCACGATGGCGTTACGACAGTTGGCCATCGACGAGGGAAAGCAATTTCCATTGGCAGCTCACGCAGTTGAGAAATCATTCTACATTGACGACGCTCTGACTGGAGCAAACACGCTGGAAGAAGCCCTAGAATTGAAAAATCAGATCATCGGATTACTACAAAGGGGATGTTTTAGTGTCCATAAGATGTGTTCGAATTCGGAAGCAGTACTTCAAGATGTCCCAGAGGATATGCGAGAAAGTGTCATGAACATTGAGGATCCGACCATCAATGCTGTAATCAAGACTCTGGGCGTAGCCTGGCGTCCACAAGAAGATTGCTTCACGTTCGTTGTTACAATAGATGATCCAGTTGAACCGAATCGTCTCACGAAAAGGATCATTCTCAGCCAAATCGCGAAAATTTTTGATCCATTGGGTTTCGTGGGTCCCGTGGTAACAGCAGCGAAGCTAATCATGCGGGAACTATGGTCTCTCAATCAAGATTGGGACCAACCCGTGCCGATCGAGATAGCGAACCTTTGGATAGATTTTCGCAATCAACTCTATTGGCTCAATGAACTGAAGATACCGAGATGGATACTTGAGGATGACGTCCGCATCGTAGAATTACACGGCTTCGCAGATGCCTTGCATATGGGGCATGTTTGTACACCAGACTCGTAA
- the LOC134286630 gene encoding uncharacterized protein LOC134286630: protein MLHTPKNLRSKVQVGAQSEDGDNQTNEPVSEQKKNQKKKEQVKKMNEELKVINIQMDALKRKLQRVQVAVAEDPEMPSPNLASKHYLQLQLKTIEDTFADYNDHQKRIYGLNVGDDVHTAAEVKYIEFEQRYSELYVIITKLLDDISQREKLALMQPAPAASPAATPAVAMHLPPLKVPLPTFDGAYENWYAFKSMFETIMDRYQSESPAIKLYHLRNSLVGKAAGIIDQEIINNNDYATAWATLTERFENKRLIIDKHIDALFDLPKMCGENAVDLRRLIDTCTKNTDALKNLNLPVDGLGESMLINRISKKLDDETRKAWELDQGANGMPDYDSTMKFLRERCRVLEKIRPTEKRLTKPPIKSVKQIVEAKSKGSSFVVTSEKCPQCSSNHKLWKCDAFRKVPLAERYGTLRRVGACFNCLQKGHRTAECSSEHSCKKCSKRHHTMLHPTENPAKKNESPVPPTVTPAGEQKTSNQNREASTSGDNSKSEGRNEQQRSSLCTRPETGKQILLSTALILVYGRASNPYPCRVLLDSGSHTNFVSEQFATLLGLKKQPAHYSISGLNETQTKVRFKIFAKLESRTTDYSTCQELLVVPKITGDLPITKIDPRRITVPEAIELADPKFGIPDKVDMLLGAEVFFDMLKSGRVRVPDCAAVFQETQFGWVLSGPIPEEKQVFHSFCVRAEEDVGHS from the coding sequence ATGTTGCATACACCGAAAAATTTGAGAAGTAAGGTGCAAGTAGGAGCACAGTCCGAAGACGGTGACAACCAAACAAACGAACCGGTTAGTGAACAAAAGAAGAATCAGAAGAAGAAAGAACAAGTGAAAAAGATGAATGAAGAACTAAAAGTGATAAACATCCAAATGGATGCGCTGAAAAGAAAACTACAGCGAGTGCAGGTGGCTGTTGCAGAAGATCCAGAAATGCCGAGTCCTAATTTGGCAAGCAAGCACTACCTGCAGTTGCAGCTCAAGACCATCGAAGATACGTTCGCAGACTACAACGACCATCAGAAGCGTATCTACGGACTGAACGTCGGTGATGACGTCCATACTGCAGCCGAGGTGAAGTATATCGAATTCGAGCAACGATACAGTGAGTTATACGTTATTATTACTAAATTGCTTGATGATATTTCCCAACGGGAAAAATTGGCGTTGATGCAACCGGCGCCAGCAGCTTCACCTGCGGCAACCCCCGCTGTGGCAATGCACTTGCCTCCATTGAAGGTACCGTTACCCACGTTCGACGGTGCATACGAGAATTGGTACGCCTTCAAATCAATGTTCGAAACCATCATGGATCGCTATCAGTCGGAGTCGCCGGCGATAAAGTTATATCATCTCCGCAATTCGTTGGTAGGTAAGGCGGCGGGGATTATCGATCAGGAGATAATTAACAATAACGATTATGCTACGGCATGGGCAACGTTAACGGAGCGGTTTGAGAATAAACGTCTAATAATCGATAAGCATATCGATGCGCTTTTCGATCTCCCGAAGATGTGTGGTGAAAACGCTGTCGACCTGCGAAGGTTGATAGATACCTGTACGAAAAATACCGATGCCCTCAAGAACCTCAATCTGCCCGTTGATGGACTAGGAGAAAGCATGCTGATAAACCGTATCTCGAAGAAATTGGATGACGAAACTCGCAAGGCCTGGGAGCTGGATCAAGGCGCAAACGGAATGCCAGACTATGATTCTACgatgaaattcctgagagaacgtTGCCGTGTACTGGAGAAAATTCGTCCAACGGAGAAGCGCCTAACGAAACCACCGATCAAATCAGTTAAGCAGATAGTCGAAGCGAAATCCAAAGGTAGCAGTTTCGTTGTGACCTCGGAAAAGTGTCCGCAATGTTCCAGCAATCATAAGTTGTGGAAATGCGATGCTTTCAGAAAGGTGCCTCTGGCGGAACGTTACGGTACTTTGCGACGAGTCGGAGCATGTTTCAACTGTCTTCAAAAGGGACATCGCACGGCTGAGTGCTCATCCGAGCATTCTTGTAAAAAGTGTAGCAAACGGCACCACACCATGCTACACCCGACTGAGAATCCAGCTAAAAAGAACGAATCGCCTGTGCCACCGACCGTAACTCCAGCCGGAGAACAGAAGACATCGAATCAGAATCGTGAAGCTTCTACCAGTGGTGACAACTCGAAGTCCGAAGGTAGAAACGAACAACAGCGGTCGAGTCTCTGTACCCGACCTGAAACGGGCAAGCAGATATTGCTTTCTACAGCATTGATTCTTGTATACGGTAGGGCTAGCAATCCCTATCCTTGTAGAGTCCTCCTTGATTCCGGTTCACATACGAACTTTGTGTCGGAACAGTTCGCGACACTGTTGGGACTGAAGAAGCAGCCAGCTCACTATTCGATCAGCGGATTGAATGAAACGCAAACGAAAGTACGTTTCAAGATCTTTGCGAAGCTGGAGTCTCGAACAACGGACTACTCCACTTGCCAGGAGCTACTGGTTGTGCCGAAGATAACTGGAGATTTGCCAATTACGAAGATCGACCCCCGAAGGATCACTGTTCCAGAAGCTATCGAACTGGCTGATCCGAAATTTGGAATTCCTGATAAGGTTGATATGCTGCTTGGTGCCGAAGTATTTTTTGATATGCTGAAGTCAGGACGTGTTCGAGTACCAGATTGCGCGGCCGTGTTCCAGGAAACGCAGTTTGGCTGGGTTCTCAGCGGACCCATACCAGAAGAGAAACAAGTCTTTCATTCGTTTTGCGTTCGAGCTGAAGAGGACGTTGGGCACTCGTGA